Proteins encoded together in one Ictidomys tridecemlineatus isolate mIctTri1 chromosome 3, mIctTri1.hap1, whole genome shotgun sequence window:
- the LOC144376179 gene encoding uncharacterized protein LOC144376179 → MFTTTRASGVYFVNIPEAQVVSELDDPCTLCVFQAPSLRSLVETLETALVSDSLSSGSTISNFSTQQETDTVLGSQVIVTGAEMEDQGHHVPALSENPELMEEEAEAAGPPLVLGDTPAQIPPPPPPEIELELEGPVMADPDQELLLDPQAVPLTETNPEPPFLAPNFLFFVLFILMFYILCTVCLL, encoded by the exons ATGTTTACCACCACAAGAGCCTCAGGTGTCTATTTTGTCAATATCCCTGAGGCACAGGTGGTTTCAGAGTTGGATGACCCTTGCACATTATGTGTGTTCCAGGCTCCCTCACTGAGGAGCCTGGTGGAGACTCTGGAGACAGCCTTAGTCTCTGACAGCCTCTCTTCCGGGTCTACCATCTCCAATTTCTCCACCCAACAGGAGACAGACACAGTGTTGGGAAG CCAGGTCATTGTCACAGGTGCTGAAATGGAGGACCAAGGCCACCATGTCCCAGCCCTGTCAGAAAACCCGGAGCTCATGGAAGAAGAGGCCGAAG CTGCAGGGCCACCTCTGGTGCTTGGGGACACTCCAGCTCAaattccaccacctccaccacctgagATCGAGCTGGAGCTGGAAGGACCTGTAATGGCAGATCCTGACCAAGAACTCCTGCTGGACCCTCAGGCAGTGCCTCTTACTGAGACCAACCCAGAGCCTCCATTCCTTGCccctaatttcctttttttcgttttgtttattttaatgttttatattttatgtacagtTTGCTTGCTTTAA